ATGAGCGCCTCCGACACCGATCCGATGCTGCCGCGCGTCGCCTACTTCTCCATGGAGATGGCGCTGGAGCCCGGCATGGGCACCTACAGCGGCGGGCTGGGCGTGCTGGCCGGCGACGTGATGCGCAGCGCGGCCGACCTGGCGCTGCCGATGGTGGGCGTGACGCTGCTGAGCCGCCAGGGCTATTTCCGCCAGCGCATCGAGGGTGGCCGGCAGGTGGAGGACGACGCGACCTGGGATCCGTCGCGCCACGCCACGCGGCTGCCGGCCAAGGTGCCGGTGTCGATCCGCGGCCGCGAGGTCTGGGTCGGCGGCTGGCAGTACAGGGTGCGCAGCGGCTGCGCGAGTTCACCCGAGGTGCCGGTGCTGCTGCTGGACACCGACCTGCCGGAGAACCAGCCGGAAGACCGGCGCCTGACGGCCTTCCTGTACGGCGGCGACGAGGCCTACCGGCTGTGCCAGGAGATCGTGCTGGGCATCGGCGGCGTGCGGCTGCTGGCGGCCCTGGGCCTGCAGGTCCGGAAGTACCACCTGAATGAAGGCCATGCCGCGCTGCTGACGCTGGAGCTGCTGCGCGAGCGCCTGGCCGCCAACCCCTCGCGCGAGCAGGCCATCGCCGCCGTGCAGGCGCAATGCGTGTTCACCACCCACACGCCGGTGCCCGCCGGCCATGACCAGTTCGACTACCCGCTGGCGCGCACCTGCATCGGCCCTCTGGTGCGCGAGCTGGACCTGCCCACCCTCGCGGGCCAAGAGCGCCTGAACCTGACCCACCTGGCGCTGGCCCTGTCGGGCTGGGTCAACGGCGTGGCACAGCGCCACGCCGAGGTCTCGCGCGCCATGTTCCCCGGCTACACGGTGCACGCGATCACCAACGGCGTGCACCCGTGGACCTGGGCCTCGGACGCCCACCGGCGCCTGTTCGACCAGCACGTGCCGCACTGGTGCCACGAACCCGAAGAGCTGCTGCACGCCGACCGCATCCCGGGCGGGGAGCTGCTGGCGGCCCACCGCGCAGCCAAGCACGCGCTCATCGGCCTGCTGCAGCGCGCCGGCGGCCAGGCGCTCGATCCGCAGCGCTTCACCATCGGCTTCGCCCGCCGCATGACCGACTACAAGCGCCCCTCGCTGCTGTTCAGCGACATCGCCCGGCTGCGCCGCATCGCCCAGCGCCACCCGATCCAGATCGCGCTGGCCGGCAAGGCGCACCCGCGCGACGAACTGGGCAAGCGCCACATCGCCCGCCTGCACGAGTGGGCGCGCGAACTGGGCGACGGCATTCCGGTGGTGTTCGTGCCCGACTACGACGTCGATTCGGCGCGCCTGCTGGTCAGCGGCGTCGACCTGTGGCTGAACACGCCGCAGCGCCCGCTGGAGGCGTCCGGCACCAGCGGCATGAAAGCCGCGCTCAACGGCGTGCCCAGCCTGAGCATCCTGGACGGCTGGTGGCTGGAGGGCTGCGAGGAAGGCCTGACCGGCTGGGCCATCGGCGCGGACGGCCCGCACGACGACGCGCTGGACGCCGCCTCGCTGTACGACAAGCTGGAGCGGGTGGTGCTGCCGCTGTACTACGAGGACCCGACCGGCTGGCTGAAGGTGTTGCAGGGGGCGATCACCAAGAACGGCGCGTTCTTCAACAGCCACCGCATGGTGCGGCGCTACATGCTGGACGCCTATTCGCACTAGCCGTCGTCAGGGTGCGGCGATGACCTGGCCATCGTCGTCGATCGAGACGGCCGTGGAATTTGCGGCCCTCGCTCACCAGCCGTAGAAGCGCGGCCACGCCTCGATCTCGCCGTCGGCGCCGACCGCCTGGTAGACCGGGTGCTGCGCTCCGGTGGCGCAGGCGTGGTTCGGCAGGATGCGCAGCCGCGTGCCGATCGGGAAGCGGCGCGCGATGTCGTCGTCGACCCCGTCGGCGCGATGCAGGATGCCGTGCTCCTGGTTCGCGCTGCCCAGCACGTAACCGGCGATCGGCTCCCCCGATTCGGTACACACCAGCCCGTAGCCGAAGTCGCGCTGCTGCTTCTGGGTGCCGCGGTCACGGCTCATGGCCATCCAGCCCGCGTCGACGATCGCCCAGCCCTTTTCTTCCTGGTGGCCGATCACGGTGGTGAGCACCGACAGTGCGATGTCCTCGACCTTGCACACGCCCACGTTGTGCATGACCAGATCGAAGAAGACGTAGACCCCGGCGCGGACCTCCGTCACGCCCTCCAGGTGGGTTGCGGCCAGCGCGGTCGGGGTCGAACCGACGCTGACCGCCGGGCACGGCAGGCCCGCCGCCCGCAGCCGCTCGGCGGCCTGCACGGTCAGCCGGCGCTCCTGCTCCGCGACGCGTTGCAAGGCCTCGGGATCGCTGCAGTCGTAGCTGGAGCCGGCGTGCGCCATGACGCCGCCCAGCCGCATGCCCGCGCCGTGCAGGATCCGGCCGACGGCCAGCAGCGCCTCGCCTTCGGGCGGAATGCCGGAGCGATGGCCATCGGCGTCGATCTCGATCCAGACTTCCAGGCCTTCGCCCTGCGCCTGGCCGAAGCTGGCGATCGCCTCGGCGGCGCCCACGCTGTCGGTGATGATTTTCAGCTCACAGCCACGGCGCCGCAGCGCCAGTGCCTGCGGCAGCCTGGCCGGCGCCATGCTCACGGCATACAGGATGTCCCGGATCCCGGCATCGAAGAACTGCCCGGCTTCCTTGAGCGTGGACACCGTGATGCCCTGCGCGCCGGCGGCCATCTGCGCCTGGACCACGGGCAGGCACTTGGAGGTCTTGACGTGCGGGCGGAACCTGACGCCCAGCTCGTTCATGCGCGCCTGCATCCGGGCGATGTTGTCCTGCATGCGCCCGACGTCGACCAGGGCGGCGGGCGTGTCGAGTGCAGCGATCGTGGTCATGGGCGGCGCGCTCAGGCGGGCACCACGGCCACGGCTTCGACCTCGACCTTGAGCCCGTAGTGCAGCGCGCCGGTGGGCACGATCGCGCGACTGGGGCGGCTCGGGCCGGCCCATTGCGCATAGACCGCGTTGAACGCGGCCCAGTTGTCGACCGAGTCGAGATAGACGCGCACCTGGACGAGATGCTCGATGCCGCTGCCGCAGGCCCTCAGGACGGCTTCGACGTTCGCCAGCGCCTGCCGGGCCTGGTCCTCGAAGCTCGCGGAGGCGAGCTTCTCTCCGGCGGGGGTGATGGGCAACTGGCCGGAGACGAAGACGAAACCGTT
The sequence above is a segment of the Ramlibacter tataouinensis genome. Coding sequences within it:
- the glgP gene encoding alpha-glucan family phosphorylase, whose product is MSASDTDPMLPRVAYFSMEMALEPGMGTYSGGLGVLAGDVMRSAADLALPMVGVTLLSRQGYFRQRIEGGRQVEDDATWDPSRHATRLPAKVPVSIRGREVWVGGWQYRVRSGCASSPEVPVLLLDTDLPENQPEDRRLTAFLYGGDEAYRLCQEIVLGIGGVRLLAALGLQVRKYHLNEGHAALLTLELLRERLAANPSREQAIAAVQAQCVFTTHTPVPAGHDQFDYPLARTCIGPLVRELDLPTLAGQERLNLTHLALALSGWVNGVAQRHAEVSRAMFPGYTVHAITNGVHPWTWASDAHRRLFDQHVPHWCHEPEELLHADRIPGGELLAAHRAAKHALIGLLQRAGGQALDPQRFTIGFARRMTDYKRPSLLFSDIARLRRIAQRHPIQIALAGKAHPRDELGKRHIARLHEWARELGDGIPVVFVPDYDVDSARLLVSGVDLWLNTPQRPLEASGTSGMKAALNGVPSLSILDGWWLEGCEEGLTGWAIGADGPHDDALDAASLYDKLERVVLPLYYEDPTGWLKVLQGAITKNGAFFNSHRMVRRYMLDAYSH
- a CDS encoding DSD1 family PLP-dependent enzyme, whose protein sequence is MTTIAALDTPAALVDVGRMQDNIARMQARMNELGVRFRPHVKTSKCLPVVQAQMAAGAQGITVSTLKEAGQFFDAGIRDILYAVSMAPARLPQALALRRRGCELKIITDSVGAAEAIASFGQAQGEGLEVWIEIDADGHRSGIPPEGEALLAVGRILHGAGMRLGGVMAHAGSSYDCSDPEALQRVAEQERRLTVQAAERLRAAGLPCPAVSVGSTPTALAATHLEGVTEVRAGVYVFFDLVMHNVGVCKVEDIALSVLTTVIGHQEEKGWAIVDAGWMAMSRDRGTQKQQRDFGYGLVCTESGEPIAGYVLGSANQEHGILHRADGVDDDIARRFPIGTRLRILPNHACATGAQHPVYQAVGADGEIEAWPRFYGW
- a CDS encoding RidA family protein, encoding MQQNLVTYSNPDANAAPGGHYSHGSVANGFVFVSGQLPITPAGEKLASASFEDQARQALANVEAVLRACGSGIEHLVQVRVYLDSVDNWAAFNAVYAQWAGPSRPSRAIVPTGALHYGLKVEVEAVAVVPA